ATTGTGATTCAATCAGAAATAAGCTAGATTTGTCAACAAAATCTCAGTCGAAACCCTACTCCGCTGcaaatttgggggaaaaacAATTACAAACCAATACTGGcaccaaaataacaaatcacAGACATAAATACCCGAGAACTTCAGCTGAAAATTGGTCCTTCTTCAAATAAACTCatgttaaaataaacaaatggAGTAAAAGTTAAAAGAGTAATCGCCATAGATCCACTAACCACCTCGAATCCGATCCGATCCCTGGTTTACATCAGATGTTATTTGCTGGATGACGTCAATGGAATTGgaattaaatgaagaaaatattcaATGGTCGTACTATACAATATGacagtaatatttaatttataatattaattgttaaacaaaatttaatttattatctggaaaatagagaagaaatcctatcaaatttaatattaccTGTGTTGCATTAAAGTCCACGGCCTTAGTCTTAAACATAACACTCTAATATCAACCCttggattaaataatttgatggaTGTGATTAAAAAACAACGCTATACATTATTGTAATGTTCTCGTacattaaagagaaaaatggtaAACAAACAATGATTTGCATCAGTTTCGAACTACATATCCGTAATTGAAGGAGGATTATTTACAGCAACATTTGACCTTCCCACTCTCTCACCATTTCAAATTCTTGCTTCTTCGTCGTTTTTTCGCCGCTTCTCCGACTGACGCCCAGACCCGAAGGCGACTACTTCCCTTCTCAATCCCCAAAACCAAACCCTAGTTCCACTCGTCTTCCACTCCTCTTCGGAAAAAATACAAATCGGCGACGAATGCGGCTGCGAAACAAAAACCTCCGTCTTCCACCCTTAATCGACCATCAAGTTGGGAGTTTCAGTCTCTCCTGCGATGAAATTGGTTAATTAAAGCGTCCCTTGTCTGCGAATTGGTAGCACAAAACTGAGAACGCTGCTATTTTTGAGAGTTTATTCTATTGTTGGTCGTCCTCTTCATTAAACTCGTATGTTTGTTCATTAGTGACGACAATTTGTATAAAGATTAGTTTTTCTAGGTTTCTGAGAATTTTGTTGGTGGTAATTGATTTTAAGCGACTGTACATCATTTAGTCACATTAGTACATCATTTAGTACCCGTATTGCTAcattattttggattttgtttaCATTATTTGATACACTTTTTGGTGGCGAACGACTGTACATCAATTActtatatgtgtatattaaatcaattagCAACTTCAGAGACTGATTTTATTATGCAGTGATACATTATTGGGTCTTGtgtgtatattaattattttctttagatCCATCATGTTATTTACCAActtttctacattatttaGCGTCTTTcaatgtacattatttagcAATATATGTACATTAAGTTGCATAAATCATTTGTTGCCTTATACattgtttatcttttttggtacattattttcacaaatttcatGCACATCATATGATGTTACATCTATGTACATTTGATTTCTACGAGATTGAGTCGTcgatttttccaaaaatgtaGGTGTTTCATAGCTGGGCGTTGATTGCGttttcatattataaattattttatttgtcgtCGTCTTTATTGCGTCGAATGTACTTGTTTGGATTGGTTGTAGGTTCTGTGAATGCATGTACAAAATTGAATCCGTAACTGTAAATatgtcacgaccgcattttACTAAGGGTAGTAAACATGGTTAATGTGACTAGGGATGAGAATTTAGAAGAGGGGTTAGAAATGGGGAAGAAGATATAAGAgcaatacataaaataaaagagagttatAAAGGGAGTACTTAGATAAGGTACACTCGATCACATAAAGGATTGAGTTTAGAGATTTGACAACACgatttattcaaatatcaGAGTCttagagaaaagtagaaactaGCACAgggaaataaatgaaacacGGTTCCATGTATGAAAGACATGAACCTCCGAAAGTCTTGCATGATTTGGAAATAAGCCCCTTTGATTCAACACTCTCCCCCTTATCGCTTGCTCGACTgcatttagaaatacaatgCGGGTCATAGGTAATCGTGAACACGATGTCGAAAGATACAAGTATACAtgtataaaagaaattattgtCGAGCCATCAACACGATGAATACTTGagaatttttcatgaaaagagcCCAAGCTTACTAAAATCCTTTGCTTAAAAAGTTTGTGCATTCTTACGTTCCTTCGTAATCCGCCATATCTGGACATTCCTTCTTGTGCGGGAAAGTGACCACTTTCCAGGACAGAGCGACAACCCTCTCGATGACACCACACGCacgtgtacactagtccgagtagggactCTCCCAGCATCGACTCGAAATTCAATTCTTACTAATGTATGATTATCAAACAATTACGTGAATATTTTTCTGAATTAATTGTTAGATTGtgatttttaatgtatatgtcacataattattagtatagaTTATAATGGGTTTAATGTGTTCGAAAGTTAAATCTATCCCCGAAGGGTTAGCAATCCATGGGGTTAGGGTATAAGATCGACTCACTAACAAAACCGGTTGttcattattttgatatagTTTGCTACATTATACAATCCCGagatgtacattatttacctGAACTTGTACATTATTATGTGGATAGTTTTAGAAGTAAATTGATGTAAAACATTAGATTAGTCCTTGATGATGTACTTTTGTTTGATGTTGCTTATAGTATAATCTCCTCGTACTTTGGTTTGATATTGCTTGTAGTCTAATCTCCTCAAtgtcaatatttttgaatagGTACAAAGcgccaaaaaaaaatcttggtGATGAGAACTTTGAAGAGGACATGCAACCTTCCCAAACTCATGATATATTATATGTGCATAATTGTACATGacatagaaacaaaaattataggAAAGTGTTGGTACTATGCCCTACCCAAATGGATTGCTAAAGCCTAGGGAAAAGAGTTATCTCCTGCACGATGAAGTTTTTCATTAGTCTGTCGATTCTACAACCGAATGGATTGCTAACCCGAAAGGGATGGATGCAACGTCTTGCAAGACATTAAACTAAGTCGTTCGTCATTACGAAGTATATTCGTACATCATGTAGTCATTCTTGCCTAACGAATTATGTACATAAAATACATAACTAATGTAGTCATTCACTAGTGATTAATGTATGAAAACTTATTAATAATGTAATCATTCGGTAGTAAATATATTTGCAAAACAAcgaaaaaatatcaagatttcttcttccctttagGTATCTTTTTCTTAACATGATTGCGAATCATGATGGCACATTACCACATGTCCTACACTTTCGAAAGATCGCTCGCCTCCTTTATAACCTTTTTCTCGGAGATCATATGACTAGCATTTGTacacaaaaaacaaatatagcTGTCACAAACGAATCCAAAACAATATACATTATACGATTacttttgtacattatttattgttaGGGAAAGCTTATAAGACTATATTCGTACATTATTTCAgtataaaatccaaaaaacaCATTAAAGTGAAATTTTATGCATGTGTTGGTAGTATTGTATCGATAGATTGCTAAACCATAGGGGAATGATTCTAACTCCCGCCATTGGTGATGATTTCGTTTGTGAGTGGGTACTACAATGGCGGATCCGGAGTTAAATATCGTGGGgcgaaataaataataaaaataatattaaaataaatatttatttttaaaatactcctAAGTCTGTTTAAGTACgcgtttttttttagtttgtaattaaaatggggtatttcctttttgaaaactttttctctccaaatttaaaacaaaactttttccttgacataaaaaatataatttaaataattattataataaatttgctAGAATCGTTATCAACAAATTTTTCTTAGGTTTATttggaataataaaaataaagcaataaaatttgaatgttcattttaaaattagaaataatcaAGGATATGACACTTTATTAAATAGGATAtgtatcaatttttcttcttgcCAGCTAAgctaatttaaatatgtaaatatagtagtaaatgCACAAAGTAGTGTTTGATTCTTGATTATTGGGTctcgatctctctctctcccccccCGCCATCccatttctttcttcttgaAAGCAAAAACTGAACAACTTATTTTATCCATCTCTTCATTTCACGTCGCCGCTGCCTATTTCTAACTCAGCCTTCCCCTCTACGTGGAACAGGGTCGGGGGCCGGGGGTCGGGTCAAAAGGGGATGAAAAACCCCCCGGACTCGGAGGGTTGGGGGGTCTGCGGCGACGTCccgatttatttttttttccctttctaaAAAAAAGGGGTTTATTCCTCAACGTTAAATTTTTGGGATATTCTTTAGTTTCGTATCTTAAaggtttttatattttttctaccTTCCTCATTACTCTAAACCTTTGAGAAATGAATTTAACTTTAAccttaaaacaaataaaaaatctacTATCGGTAATAGGGACATTACATCATATAATCAACTTTTTGACAGATGCAATTTCGACCTTCCCTTATacttttaaatcaatttttcgtTGAAGAACTCATGCAAATACATGAGATTCATAAtcgatattttaatacatatatgtTTAACCCGACGATcgaatataatcatatatggAATTAATCTAACCAATTATtagaaataacacaattacCATTCCCCTCGATGCTAATACATGATTGAAATTTGGACTGACAAATCAGTAGAAAACGACCACGAAGGAGCCACAGACGCTACAATGGGGGGAAAAGATAGAAAATCGAGTAtagtccaaaaaaaaagtcaaatcaattttaaatcatttctcaaaaaatttgggttacaaaaacataaaaaatcgTCTACATTTTTCAAACCCGACGTCTACGATGGGGGAGAGAAGAGTGTTTCAATCTAGTACTATAATTCagtaaaataatcataatcaatttaattaatcatgatgATATTAGAAGGAgagaattaagaaatgaaataaccGACTGATTTGTGTCTTCCAAagtgacatttttcaataattttaatattataattacatatatttgGTAGATATTTCGCTACTACATGGAATGCAAATCGATggattaaaatttagttttcagGTTTAGGCAATATTTAGCAAATTAGTTTTGGTGTTTAGCAATATTTAGCATAAGGATGTGAATACATCCCTTATCTTTTATATTGTTCAATTTAAGattttgtgtgtgtatttttataaatattatgtgtATATGTGATTGccaataaatttgttattttccatatTTCCGTTAATGctcttttttggaaaaattaaatatgtttcttgaatttatatatctagCTGGAATTGAATTCTACATATTTCTACgtcaaaaatttattaatagaaatatcaaattagaTTGTGACCTTTATAGTAGTGTGAGTCATAACCACGGAATATTTTCTCAATGAAATGAAACTACCACGCACGGATGAGTTGCCTGGATACGACTGTTCGGagtattacaaaatatttattgactCTATTAGGCCTGCTTTAGACTATTATAAATGTTTATATGGGCCTATCAATTTGGGCTTTTCAGAATTTCAGGACAATGGCAAAAATAGTTAAtgtttaatgatttaattagggAAAGTCAACTAACGTGAGGAGCCGCTGGACGTATGGGAGGGGCTGGGCAAGGAGGAGAGCCACATCAAATACCTCCCCTCCATGACCGACCTCTCCCGCCACCGCCGCTTCATCTACATCGACCTCGGCGCCCGCGACTACGACTCCAGCATCGGCAGCTGGTTCGAGAGGCGCTACCCGAAGCAGAACAAGACGTTCGAGATCTACGCGGTCGAGGCCGACGCGTCGTTCCACGCGCAGTACGCGGCGCGTCGAGGCGTGACGCTGCTGCCGTACGCGGCGTGGGTGAGGAACGAGACGGTGGTGTTCGGGAGCAAGCCGATCGTGGTGGGGAGCAAGGTGTGGCGGATGAGGCCGTTCGGGAGGATCGAGGGGGAGCAGGCGGCCGGGGACGGGATGTCGGCGGTGGTGCGGGTGGCGGCGTTTGACTTCGCGGAGTGGCTGAGGAGGACGGTGAGGGAGGAGGACTTCGTGGTGGTGAAGATGGACGTGGAGGGGACGGAGATCGAGCTGGTGAGGGATTTGGTGAGGCGGGGCGCCATGTGCTTGATCGACGAGCTGTTCATGGAGTGCCACTTCGATCGCTACGTCAAGTGCTGCTCGGGAGACAGGATCAATAGGTTTAATTTCTCCTATCCTCAGTGCTATAATTTGTTCAAGGAGCTCAGGGATATGGGCTCCGTTGTGCATCAGTGGTGGTGAGCTCCACTCCGCCCCAGCCCGGCTTTATCTTACTTTCCGGACTCCGCTAATTTTCAAACAATCGACTCCACCGCTGTGAtgaatatttatcaattttcattaattttgttagaGGATATAGAGTTATTGCAATAACGAACTTGTTTTCACATTTACCTCGCGCATGATTCTCTCTTTTATGTACagtctactaattttttttaa
The nucleotide sequence above comes from Salvia hispanica cultivar TCC Black 2014 chromosome 5, UniMelb_Shisp_WGS_1.0, whole genome shotgun sequence. Encoded proteins:
- the LOC125188522 gene encoding uncharacterized protein LOC125188522, producing the protein MNPRKPNPAPSLKLIVYGMPLIFFLLTFAAMLKHKLYTTTNTLTALRPHNHHCNAPANIISQLEPLIAEEPLDVWEGLGKEESHIKYLPSMTDLSRHRRFIYIDLGARDYDSSIGSWFERRYPKQNKTFEIYAVEADASFHAQYAARRGVTLLPYAAWVRNETVVFGSKPIVVGSKVWRMRPFGRIEGEQAAGDGMSAVVRVAAFDFAEWLRRTVREEDFVVVKMDVEGTEIELVRDLVRRGAMCLIDELFMECHFDRYVKCCSGDRINRFNFSYPQCYNLFKELRDMGSVVHQWW